Proteins found in one Candidatus Nitrosocosmicus arcticus genomic segment:
- a CDS encoding Acg family FMN-binding oxidoreductase yields the protein MKPSLSEGSEHEGLAPWKISENEFPVQGTPVDKLKFFLEFAILAPSSHNTQPWTFRISDNNTIHLYSDRIRALPVVDPDDRELTISCGSALFNLQLAVSYFGYKFETSLLPREEESDHDLLAAVKVTDIDEKLEKTKDEGLKRLFNSITHRRTNRFRFDEKEISEEILSNLQFIAQKYENVWFHIEKKKKEKEQLAKLVTEGDLIQMSDKKFRRELASWIHTNRSHLMDGMPGYAFGFGDIMSLVGPFVIRTFDFGKGQAAKDKELAIGSPVLLVIGTNADNTISWLNAGLSLSNMLLYLKTENLWCSYLNQPIEVPHLRKRLGSLIPGHSDTNPQLLLRLGYSNREVLPTPRRSIEQVMIREEDSHT from the coding sequence ATGAAACCTTCATTAAGTGAAGGCTCAGAACATGAGGGTCTTGCACCATGGAAAATATCTGAAAACGAGTTCCCAGTTCAGGGCACACCCGTTGATAAATTAAAGTTCTTTCTGGAATTTGCAATCCTTGCTCCATCAAGTCACAATACACAACCATGGACATTTAGAATATCTGATAATAACACAATTCATCTTTATTCAGACAGAATAAGGGCTTTGCCGGTTGTAGATCCTGACGACAGAGAACTGACCATTAGTTGTGGCTCTGCGTTGTTTAATTTGCAGTTAGCAGTATCATACTTTGGTTATAAATTTGAAACTTCCTTGTTACCACGAGAAGAAGAGAGTGACCATGATTTGTTGGCAGCAGTTAAGGTAACAGACATTGATGAAAAATTAGAGAAAACTAAGGATGAAGGATTGAAAAGATTGTTTAACTCAATTACCCATAGAAGAACAAACAGGTTTAGGTTTGATGAAAAGGAGATCTCAGAAGAAATTCTCTCTAATCTTCAATTCATCGCTCAAAAATACGAGAATGTCTGGTTTCATATTGAAAAGAAAAAGAAGGAAAAAGAGCAACTTGCTAAACTCGTTACAGAAGGAGATCTCATTCAAATGTCAGATAAAAAGTTTAGAAGGGAATTGGCTTCGTGGATTCACACAAATAGAAGTCATCTTATGGACGGAATGCCTGGTTATGCGTTTGGATTTGGCGATATTATGTCTTTGGTCGGCCCGTTTGTAATACGAACATTTGATTTTGGTAAAGGACAAGCTGCCAAGGACAAGGAACTTGCTATAGGCTCTCCTGTTCTGTTAGTAATAGGTACAAACGCAGATAACACTATTTCATGGTTAAATGCGGGGTTGTCATTGTCGAATATGCTTTTGTATCTAAAGACTGAGAATTTATGGTGTTCTTACCTAAACCAGCCTATTGAAGTTCCCCATTTGAGAAAACGGCTTGGCAGTTTAATACCTGGTCATAGTGACACAAACCCGCAATTATTGCTACGATTAGGCTATTCCAATAGAGAAGTTTTGCCAACACCAAGAAGGTCAATCGAACAAGTCATGATTAGGGAAGAAGACAGTCATACCTAG
- a CDS encoding KAP family P-loop NTPase fold protein, giving the protein MYENEYYDDEPKNNSTLFKNDETSTIIKDLITDEKLPTPFAICINGQWGEGKTSLLSCIHDKVKSHIQQEVGRNKNSRVLWFNAWEYERLDPVASLLFKIQEQYEDINNRFKETAKSVGTVLFDMAIRAHTNMSLEQVRGYFEKSVKSVSSIKEDLESLIKTGKLYIFIDDLDRCLIEKTLEMLEALKIFLNAKNVIVILAADVEKLERAWELRYNQQSPSSEGRDHLDKIFQLKISLPYKDEESMEEFIQSLHPSLPQNELSLITAGCKNNPRKIKKVLNLLRFSRKFINPGTPSDNSIVIMWYVISTVYYQFFKLVKESNASLVTILIILFQFRNFEDAKNKLDNFMFREPQEKDHVIPLNENFRLPKDYIHHERADGLYPAKIYVGKTDLQMLALIKVDKPLFEFLYVCAGLLGIDKLDTSEDNIHSIFTSYRKEKIDKMDNIIRNLVVIS; this is encoded by the coding sequence TTGTATGAAAATGAATATTATGACGATGAACCGAAGAATAATTCTACTCTGTTCAAAAACGATGAAACATCTACCATCATTAAGGATCTTATAACAGATGAAAAACTCCCTACCCCTTTTGCGATTTGTATCAATGGTCAATGGGGTGAGGGTAAAACAAGTCTATTGAGTTGCATCCATGATAAGGTCAAAAGTCATATACAACAAGAGGTCGGAAGGAACAAGAATAGTCGTGTTCTATGGTTTAATGCATGGGAGTATGAGCGACTCGATCCAGTAGCTTCATTATTATTTAAGATTCAAGAACAATATGAAGACATTAATAATCGATTTAAGGAGACTGCTAAAAGCGTAGGTACAGTTCTGTTTGACATGGCAATACGAGCTCATACTAATATGTCCCTAGAACAGGTGAGAGGTTATTTTGAAAAATCGGTAAAGAGTGTTTCTAGTATTAAGGAGGATTTAGAGAGTTTAATTAAAACAGGTAAATTATATATATTTATAGACGATTTAGATCGCTGTTTAATCGAAAAGACTCTCGAAATGCTAGAAGCTCTAAAGATATTTTTGAATGCTAAGAATGTGATAGTTATTCTAGCAGCAGATGTTGAAAAACTTGAGAGGGCATGGGAATTACGTTATAATCAACAGTCTCCTTCTTCGGAGGGTAGGGACCATTTAGACAAAATATTTCAACTAAAAATCTCTTTGCCATATAAAGATGAAGAAAGCATGGAAGAATTTATTCAAAGCCTCCATCCATCATTACCTCAAAATGAACTAAGCTTGATTACTGCGGGCTGTAAAAACAATCCTCGTAAAATCAAGAAAGTATTAAATTTATTGAGATTCTCAAGAAAATTCATTAATCCTGGTACTCCAAGTGATAACTCAATAGTAATTATGTGGTATGTTATAAGTACGGTCTACTATCAGTTCTTCAAATTAGTAAAAGAGTCCAACGCCTCATTAGTAACAATTTTGATCATTCTTTTTCAATTTCGAAACTTTGAAGATGCCAAAAATAAACTGGACAACTTTATGTTTCGTGAACCACAAGAGAAGGATCATGTCATTCCTCTAAACGAAAATTTTAGATTACCGAAAGATTATATACATCATGAAAGGGCTGACGGTTTATACCCAGCCAAAATTTATGTAGGGAAAACAGACTTACAAATGTTGGCACTAATTAAGGTAGATAAGCCTTTATTCGAATTTCTGTATGTCTGCGCTGGCTTATTGGGCATAGACAAGTTAGATACCAGTGAAGATAATATACATTCTATATTTACCTCTTACAGGAAAGAAAAAATAGACAAAATGGACAATATAATACGAAATTTGGTAGTAATTTCTTGA
- a CDS encoding DUF6602 domain-containing protein, protein MKFLPKKYSIGSGIIFDKEGNFSRQMDIIIYDSFHQPEILSHSSQFLFPVDIVYCVIEVKTILNAKFFKEAIDNIVSVKKLNFIRYEKEEEVNYNSKPISPLGIIFAYKSTTNDYRTFLRWANDVFKSSQINRDHIFEKCYILKNTFSIKLPDIDSRHRLSFDFCHLNKNSSNKEKLRKNISIKDSNGKECKCDRSRGFLIFLSDLLRSLSLKETYYGQLLQKYFPKDFELQTGDEVNI, encoded by the coding sequence ATTAAATTTCTTCCAAAGAAATATTCTATAGGTTCTGGAATCATTTTCGACAAAGAGGGTAACTTTAGCAGACAGATGGATATCATTATATACGATTCATTTCATCAACCTGAAATTTTAAGCCACAGTTCGCAATTTCTATTTCCTGTAGACATAGTTTACTGTGTTATCGAAGTAAAAACGATATTGAATGCAAAGTTTTTCAAAGAGGCCATAGACAATATTGTTTCAGTAAAAAAATTGAATTTCATAAGATATGAAAAAGAGGAAGAAGTAAACTATAATTCTAAACCGATCTCACCTTTAGGAATTATATTTGCATATAAATCAACAACAAATGACTACAGAACGTTTTTGAGGTGGGCAAATGATGTGTTTAAATCTTCTCAGATAAATAGGGATCATATCTTTGAAAAGTGTTATATTTTAAAAAACACGTTTTCCATTAAATTACCAGACATCGACTCTCGCCATAGGCTGTCCTTTGATTTTTGTCATCTAAACAAAAATTCGTCTAACAAGGAAAAATTAAGGAAAAATATATCTATAAAAGATTCAAATGGTAAAGAATGCAAATGTGATCGAAGTAGAGGGTTTTTGATTTTCTTATCGGATCTGCTAAGATCATTATCATTAAAAGAAACTTATTATGGTCAGTTGTTACAAAAGTATTTCCCTAAAGATTTTGAACTCCAGACAGGTGACGAGGTGAATATATAG
- a CDS encoding DUF262 domain-containing protein has product MSKNTLDAIKADAKSIREILDKNKYEIDVFQREYMWQRKQMEDLIDDLSSKFLSAYKPDHKRDDVQDYPTYFLGSIILSLKGNRRSIIDGQQRLTSITLLLIYLNNLQYQRSDKVNISDLIFSEKYAQKTFNLQIDDRNECVDSLYNNQDFDKSGKSESVKNIVERFREIGELFPPELNGEALPFFIDWFIDNVIFVEINTYSDEDAYLIFETMNDRGLSLTSTEMLKGYLISRIENEAKKNELNGMWKSRILELKNISKEEDLEFFKSWLRAKYAETIREARKGAENEDFENIARFHIWVKENIDRLGLQSKDDFYIFIKEKFEFYSRLYLKINRASRAGVRGLEDLRYISITKFATSFYYPLLLAPVNISDDEITVNKKLALVSRYIETFIVRRFVNNRTLAHSSIRYTMYNLIKEIRDKSVEELSQILKQKLGKSDSLEGFEGMADFRLNQQNKRFVHYLLARLTNFIEVESKMNSRLEDYIIESNSKPYEIEHIWSNRFEDHKEEFNQKDDFEKYRNMAGALILVPNGFNQSYGADSFEQKLSHYYGQNLLAKSLSPQCYEKNPTFLKFKQIYNLPFKPHHQFKKEDIEERQKLYQIICEQIWDTKELDKIVESTVSDFDKP; this is encoded by the coding sequence GTGTCAAAAAATACTCTTGACGCTATAAAGGCTGATGCAAAATCAATTAGAGAAATTCTTGATAAAAATAAATACGAAATAGATGTTTTTCAGCGAGAATATATGTGGCAAAGAAAACAAATGGAAGACCTCATAGATGATTTATCATCAAAATTTCTATCAGCATACAAGCCTGATCACAAAAGAGACGATGTTCAAGACTACCCAACTTATTTTCTCGGTTCAATTATTTTGAGTCTAAAAGGAAATAGAAGATCTATCATAGATGGTCAGCAAAGACTTACCTCCATAACTCTTTTACTTATTTATTTGAATAATCTACAATATCAAAGATCAGATAAAGTTAACATTTCTGATCTTATTTTTTCGGAAAAATATGCTCAAAAAACATTTAATCTTCAAATAGATGATAGAAATGAATGTGTTGATTCTTTATACAATAATCAGGATTTTGATAAATCTGGAAAAAGTGAATCAGTAAAAAACATTGTAGAACGATTTAGAGAAATTGGGGAATTGTTTCCTCCTGAATTAAATGGGGAGGCGCTACCTTTTTTTATAGATTGGTTTATTGATAACGTCATTTTTGTTGAAATAAATACCTATTCAGATGAAGATGCATACCTTATTTTTGAAACTATGAATGATCGTGGTCTTAGTCTTACTTCAACTGAAATGCTTAAAGGTTATTTAATATCTCGAATAGAAAATGAAGCTAAGAAAAATGAATTAAACGGAATGTGGAAATCAAGAATCTTAGAGCTTAAAAACATTTCAAAAGAAGAGGATCTGGAATTCTTTAAATCATGGTTGAGAGCGAAATATGCAGAAACCATTAGAGAAGCACGAAAGGGGGCTGAAAACGAAGATTTTGAAAATATAGCCCGATTTCATATCTGGGTAAAAGAGAATATAGATAGACTTGGATTACAAAGCAAAGATGATTTTTATATTTTTATAAAGGAAAAATTCGAATTTTATTCTAGACTATATCTTAAGATAAATCGAGCTTCGAGAGCAGGGGTACGTGGTTTAGAAGATCTTCGGTATATATCAATTACAAAATTTGCTACATCATTTTATTACCCATTGTTACTAGCCCCTGTAAACATTTCTGATGATGAAATAACTGTAAATAAAAAACTTGCATTGGTATCTAGATACATTGAAACCTTTATTGTACGCAGATTTGTAAATAATCGTACACTTGCACATTCCTCAATTAGATATACGATGTACAATTTAATCAAAGAAATTAGAGATAAGAGCGTTGAAGAATTATCTCAAATCCTAAAGCAAAAACTTGGAAAATCTGACTCATTAGAAGGATTTGAAGGTATGGCGGATTTCAGATTGAATCAACAAAATAAACGGTTTGTACATTATCTACTAGCAAGATTGACAAATTTTATAGAAGTAGAAAGTAAAATGAATTCTAGATTAGAAGATTATATAATCGAAAGTAATTCAAAACCCTACGAAATTGAACATATATGGTCTAACAGATTCGAAGATCATAAGGAGGAGTTTAATCAAAAAGATGATTTTGAGAAGTATAGAAATATGGCTGGTGCATTAATTCTTGTGCCAAATGGTTTTAACCAGTCTTATGGCGCAGATTCTTTTGAACAAAAGCTATCACACTATTATGGTCAAAACTTACTTGCAAAATCATTATCACCTCAATGTTATGAAAAGAATCCTACTTTCTTAAAATTTAAACAGATTTACAATCTACCATTCAAACCTCATCATCAATTTAAAAAGGAAGATATTGAAGAACGTCAGAAACTCTATCAAATAATATGTGAGCAAATATGGGACACTAAAGAATTAGATAAAATAGTCGAATCCACTGTTAGCGACTTTGATAAACCCTAA
- a CDS encoding tetratricopeptide repeat protein, giving the protein MRSEIFISIGFLIVFLLVSPFLAIPNTLAQSDALTDSHAATYFSNPSSYTDKNVNFTGKILSLFPPSSGTQGLQMYQAGETNRNTIVIYTTPIQLSKDDCVRVTGISQPVTEYLNMFGATLSAAAINANSISKIHCSESIEPARNIVNVDETQEKNSVIITLHNVEFSDKNTRAYLTVQNTDPINDITFYDHDSRAIQGKSQFMTTNSYDVDYPNIESTIPSGIEENGVVLFEPIDPTTDKTQFRFEASKGIDDIKFTFDVILSTIKFYDAVLPTDLDNITALVNAGNALSETGNPLEAIKYYDKALSIDANNITALVNAGNALSETGNPLEAIKYYDKALSIDANNTKALVGKANNLGDSHEAMKYYNKATSIDPRVFLD; this is encoded by the coding sequence TTGAGATCTGAAATATTTATTTCTATAGGATTTTTGATTGTTTTCTTACTAGTATCGCCATTTTTAGCTATACCTAATACATTAGCTCAAAGTGATGCTTTAACAGATTCGCATGCTGCAACGTACTTCTCAAACCCTTCCAGTTATACTGACAAAAATGTAAACTTTACAGGTAAAATTTTAAGCTTATTTCCTCCTTCAAGTGGAACACAAGGTTTACAGATGTATCAAGCTGGAGAAACAAATAGAAATACAATTGTAATTTATACTACTCCAATACAATTATCTAAAGACGATTGTGTCAGAGTAACCGGAATATCTCAGCCAGTAACTGAATATCTTAACATGTTTGGAGCTACGTTGTCTGCAGCAGCCATAAATGCTAATTCTATTAGTAAGATCCATTGCTCCGAATCTATCGAACCGGCTAGAAATATTGTCAACGTGGATGAAACTCAAGAAAAAAACTCCGTAATTATAACGCTGCATAATGTAGAGTTTTCAGATAAAAATACTAGAGCATATCTGACTGTTCAAAATACTGATCCAATAAATGATATAACATTTTATGATCATGACTCTAGAGCAATCCAAGGTAAGTCACAATTTATGACAACTAATTCTTATGATGTTGATTACCCAAATATTGAATCAACTATTCCTTCAGGAATTGAAGAAAATGGCGTTGTATTATTCGAACCTATAGATCCAACAACAGATAAAACCCAATTTAGATTTGAAGCCAGTAAAGGAATTGATGATATAAAGTTCACATTTGATGTTATCTTATCAACTATCAAATTTTATGACGCAGTTTTGCCGACGGACCTTGATAATATTACAGCTCTTGTTAATGCAGGAAATGCCCTTTCTGAAACAGGCAATCCTTTGGAAGCTATCAAATATTATGACAAAGCATTATCTATTGATGCTAATAATATTACAGCTCTTGTTAATGCAGGAAATGCCCTTTCTGAAACAGGCAATCCTTTGGAAGCTATCAAATATTATGACAAAGCATTATCTATTGATGCTAACAACACTAAAGCTCTTGTTGGTAAAGCTAATAACCTGGGTGACTCTCATGAAGCTATGAAATATTATAATAAAGCAACATCTATAGATCCGAGAGTATTTTTGGATTAA